Proteins found in one Fusarium oxysporum Fo47 chromosome V, complete sequence genomic segment:
- a CDS encoding WD40-repeat-containing domain protein, translating to MQSNLLARETGDLRHEDFTRSITSELLRSFVPAPQHRFNGERTAKHGPTDVGERVHSIRAHGAGVNTLALEKFDGRILLSGGAEGGIKVWNLEDAGNPNKLHTFRPLSSIARSTREESSPGHSHGVTHVAFYPFDPDAFLSSSYDKKLKLWATQRCTLSATFDLNATIYSHSTSPVADHLIVACATQNPAVRLVDLKSGSAVQALVAHGGPVLSTAWSPRHEHILVSGHADGKVRIWDIRRSGGVVALLDQEDSLGIVHKMKHLSAAGMDSSQIPHFRTSAQAHDDAVNGLQWTDDGQYIISAGLDRRIRVWDAATGANTLASFGSLIQNQHAKTASILVSPAHLTSGNNLLFWPNDQEILILDLHDGHIVTRLRSPGVTNPIGPRGGEMGRNRITSIVWRASGGTGRPVGPIMGGSNSVGAVYSSHMDGQIRAWAPQIPGPEDVAEEEEMHEEEEAKQKKRKAVDDAYRSLMGKKITFT from the coding sequence ATGCAGTCCAACCTTCTCGCTCGTGAAACGGGCGATCTCCGCCATGAAGACTTTACTCGGTCCATCACTTCTGAACTCCTACGTTCTTTTGTGCCGGCTCCTCAGCACCGCTTCAATGGTGAGAGAACGGCCAAGCATGGCCCTACAGATGTAGGCGAGCGTGTGCACAGTATAAGAGCGCATGGCGCAGGCGTTAATACGCTCGCCCTTGAGAAGTTCGATGGACGTATCCTCCTCTCTGGGGGAGCAGAAGGAGGCATCAAGGTCTGGAATTTGGAAGACGCTGGAAACCCCAACAAGTTGCACACTTTTCGCCCCTTGAGCAGCATCGCCAGGTCTACGAGAGAAGAGTCTTCTCCCGGGCATAGTCACGGTGTCACTCATGTTGCCTTTTATCCTTTCGATCCGGATGCTTTTCTTTCAAGTTCTTacgacaagaagctgaagctatGGGCGACTCAGCGTTGCACTCTATCGGCCACCTTCGACCTGAACGCAACTATTTACTCCCACTCCACCAGCCCTGTAGCAGATCATCTTATTGTGGCGTGTGCCACGCAGAACCCAGCAGTTCGGCTGGTAGATTTGAAATCAGGGTCCGCTGTACAAGCTCTTGTAGCACATGGCGGTCCTGTTTTGTCAACTGCATGGAGTCCGCGCCACGAGCATATTCTTGTCAGTGGCCACGCAGATGGGAAAGTCAGGATATGGGATATTCGTCGTtctggtggtgttgtggcGCTGCTCGACCAGGAAGATTCACTGGGCATCGTTCACAAAATGAAGCATCTCAGTGCCGCAGGGATGGATTCCAGTCAGATCCCACACTTTCGTACCTCGGCACAGGCGCACGACGATGCAGTGAATGGCTTACAATGGACTGACGATGGACAATACATCATCTCAGCTGGTCTCGACCGTCGCATTCGTGTTTGGGACGCTGCCACGGGGGCCAATACTCTCGCCAGTTTTGGCTCTCTTATTCAGAACCAACACGCGAAGACAGCAAGTATTTTGGTTTCTCCGGCGCATCTCACAAGTGGTAATAATCTTCTCTTCTGGCCAAATGATCAGGAAATTCTTATCCTCGATCTTCATGATGGCCATATTGTGACACGGCTCCGGAGCCCTGGCGTAACGAACCCTATAGGGCCACGAGGGGGCGAGATGGGAAGAAACAGAATCACGAGTATAGTTTGGCGCGCATCAGGGGGGACGGGACGCCCAGTTGGTCCTATTATGGGCGGCAGCAACTCCGTTGGAGCCGTATATAGCTCCCACATGGATGGGCAAATTCGAGCTTGGGCACCCCAAATACCTGGGCCTGAGGATGtcgccgaggaagaagagatgcatgaagaggaggaggctaaacagaagaagagaaaggctgTCGACGATGCATATAGAAGTCTTAtgggcaagaagatcaccTTTACGTAG
- a CDS encoding autophagy protein Apg5-domain-containing protein, whose product MSSSITQALWNARIPLHITHPASPTTPFITSIPRFSYLALLIPRLSTFFNSPCSSFHFEDVQLRNLAVGLLVDLYQPRLPWRLTVNDGVGWDIADTFLNCVKEADFIRNGNANQIMKMSKDNTTQLWNAVIDNDQASFNRINSHLLNAPTALKHVPIRIYIPTTASDSSSPASSEQATFKVIQSLVPATSSDRRPKILGQALKEMLPGLFPSSRDPILAKVVMHGAGVPFDAPLEELMREASYPDGWICLVVIVL is encoded by the exons ATGTCCTCTTCCATCACACAAGCTTTATGGAACGCCCGGATTCCGCTGCACATAACCCATCCCGCCTCACCGACTACGCCTTTCATCACTAGTATTCCGCGTTTCAGCTACCTGGCTCTTCTCATCCCGAGACTGTCGACTTTCTTCAACTCGCCCTGCTCCAGCTTCCACTTTGAAGATGTACAGTTGAGGAACCTGGCTGTGGGATTGCTGGTAGACCTGTATCAACCCCGCCTGCCGTGGAGGTTGACCGTGAATGATGGAGTAGGTTGGGATATTGCGGATACTTTTCTCAACTGCGTAAAAGAG GCTGACTTCATCCGCAATGGCAATGCAAACCAAATCATGAAAATGTCAAAAGACAACACCACCCAGCTTTGGAACGCTGTCATAGACAATGACCAAGCATCCTTCAACCGTATCAATAGCCATCTGCTCAACGCACCAACAGCACTCAAACATGTTCCCATTCGCATCTACATCCCTACCACCGCCTCGGACTCGTCGTCACCAGCGTCTTCCGAGCAGGCCACCTTCAAAGTCATCCAATCTCTTGTTCCAGCGACAAGTTCAGACCGCCGACCTAAAATCCTGGGCCAGGCTCTCAAAGAGATGTTGCCAGGGCTGTTCCCAAGCAGCCGTGATCCTATTCTCGCGAAGGTGGTAATGCACGGAGCTGGGGTACCATTTGATGCACCCTTAGAGGAGCTGATGCGGGAAGCCTCATACCCCGACGGATGGATATGCCTGGTTGTTATTGTGCTGTGA